In a single window of the Drosophila subpulchrella strain 33 F10 #4 breed RU33 chromosome X, RU_Dsub_v1.1 Primary Assembly, whole genome shotgun sequence genome:
- the LOC119557482 gene encoding retinol dehydrogenase 12: protein MSEAATPPGSVPGSGFPPGFDPAAESVEKTLCFRGFWAWAVLILLIALGISLFMWLLRKCIQGPAYRKANRIDGKVVIVTGCNTGIGKETVLELAKRGARIYMACRDPGRCEAARLEIMDRSRNQQLFNRTLDLGSLQSVRNFVDRFKAEETRLDLLINNAGIMACPRTLTADGYEQQFGVNHLGHFLLTNLLLDRLKHSTPSRIVVVSSAAHLFGRINREDLMSEKKYGKFFGAYSQSKLANILFTRKLSAILKNSGVTVNCCHPGVVRTELNRHFAGPGWMKSVLQTGSLYFFKTPKAGAQTTLRLALDPQLEGSTGGYYSDCMRWPLVPWARNMETADWLWRESEKLVGLPPLEPPPSQNHNQNQNQTQNPTHNGNGTQNGTGNGSSTNPGTREMQSVETVVVNRS, encoded by the coding sequence ATGTCGGaggctgccacgcccccaggATCAGTGCCAGGATCAGGATTTCCACCTGGTTTCGATCCCGCCGCCGAATCGGTCGAGAAGACCCTTTGCTTCCGTGGCTTCTGGGCCTGGGCAGTGCTGATTCTCCTGATCGCCCTCGGCATATCGCTCTTCATGTGGCTGCTGCGCAAGTGCATCCAGGGACCGGCCTACCGGAAGGCCAACCGTATCGACGGCAAGGTGGTGATCGTCACCGGCTGCAACACGGGCATTGGCAAGGAGACCGTCTTGGAGCTGGCCAAGCGGGGTGCCCGGATCTATATGGCATGTCGGGATCCCGGGCGCTGCGAGGCCGCCCGCCTGGAGATCATGGATCGCAGTCGCAATCAGCAGCTCTTCAATCGCACCTTGGACTTGGGTTCGCTGCAGTCGGTGAGGAATTTCGTGGATCGTTTCAAGGCCGAAGAGACCCGGCTGGATCTACTGATCAATAATGCTGGCATAATGGCCTGCCCGCGGACCTTGACAGCCGATGGTTATGAGCAGCAGTTCGGGGTCAATCATTTGGGACACTTTCTGCTCACGAATCTTCTATTGGATCGCCTGAAACACAGTACGCCCAGTCGAATTGTGGTGGTCAGTTCGGCGGCTCATCTCTTTGGACGCATTAACCGGGAGGATTTGATGAGCGAGAAGAAGTACGGCAAGTTCTTTGGGGCCTATAGCCAGTCCAAGCTGGCCAATATACTGTTCACACGCAAGCTAAGCGCAATTCTCAAGAATTCGGGGGTCACGGTGAATTGCTGTCATCCGGGCGTGGTGCGAACGGAGCTTAATCGCCATTTTGCGGGACCCGGCTGGATGAAGAGCGTCCTCCAGACGGGATCCCTGTACTTCTTCAAGACCCCTAAGGCTGGGGCCCAGACCACCCTGCGATTGGCACTCGATCCCCAGTTGGAGGGCTCGACGGGTGGCTACTATTCGGACTGCATGCGCTGGCCCCTGGTTCCCTGGGCTCGGAACATGGAGACCGCCGACTGGTTGTGGCGGGAAAGTGAAAAGCTAGTGGGTCTGCCGCCCCTAGAGCCACCGCCCAGCCAAAACCATAATCAAAACCAGAACCAGACACAGAACCCAACCCATAATGGTAATGGTACCCAAAATGGTACTGGTAATGGTAGTAGTACCAATCCCGGAACTCGGGAAATGCAGTCCGTCGAAACGGTGGTGGTCAATCGTTCATAG